One Corynebacterium efficiens YS-314 DNA segment encodes these proteins:
- a CDS encoding zf-HC2 domain-containing protein — MVDCHGIQAALSARLDGEPTGIDDAVIDTHLAHCEACRTFYDRAAALNRTLSLSAVEPRTMVPPDLSEIILAEVEPQWRRRANTRVIANTVLRLVLVVLAVVYTVWAGTMLGDTASISIQDDPLTARLAAEAATFRLGLAVGLFFAAWKPSIITGMLPIFGALWTFSLGFAARDLLVDTADSTTATTIVLLLVSAVVLGLTWLNHLGAGVLRRTWSSISATPS, encoded by the coding sequence GTGGTTGATTGTCATGGGATCCAGGCCGCCCTGTCCGCGCGGTTGGATGGTGAACCCACCGGGATAGATGATGCGGTGATCGACACCCACCTCGCCCACTGTGAGGCCTGCCGTACCTTCTACGACCGGGCCGCGGCCCTCAACAGGACGTTGAGCCTGTCGGCGGTGGAACCCCGCACCATGGTGCCCCCGGATCTGTCGGAGATCATCCTCGCGGAGGTGGAACCCCAGTGGCGGCGCCGGGCGAACACGCGGGTCATCGCCAACACCGTATTGCGGTTGGTGCTGGTGGTACTGGCGGTGGTGTATACCGTGTGGGCGGGAACGATGCTGGGGGACACGGCGTCGATAAGCATCCAGGACGACCCGTTGACCGCTCGCCTGGCCGCCGAGGCCGCCACCTTCCGCCTGGGGTTGGCCGTGGGTCTGTTCTTCGCGGCGTGGAAACCGTCGATCATCACGGGCATGCTGCCGATCTTCGGCGCGCTGTGGACGTTCAGTCTCGGGTTCGCGGCGCGGGATCTGCTCGTCGACACCGCAGATTCCACCACCGCCACCACCATAGTGTTGCTGCTGGTGTCAGCGGTGGTGCTCGGCTTGACCTGGCTCAATCATCTGGGGGCCGGTGTGCTGCGCCGGACCTGGAGTTCTATCAGCGCGACCCCATCCTGA
- the glpR gene encoding divisome protein SepX/GlpR, producing the protein MSNFLLIGLIVVVWLVVLAPLLLRSQKPIRKAGEAFDDTRVILEGGSSVPMRRRPRLGGDTGEEDDTTTDREDEEYELEDSPSIFRHRREGTREDSDRDDRDDRDNRDDEERTGTGSTALSAVVAAADTATTVTAGVTEPAVETDDQAEDEVEIDVHAEVDVDEETLNNTDVRPDVEVIAEWNAEDHYALDDSYNAPIDLMHHEERVRAIADYRAAREAGATGGDHAEDTTRSHSPEEDNGELTQADMEFAARRRGRGYYDPQADREFAHNQHIRRQRTLLGLGVAVVVTVILGFVLGGGVWALPAVAVAMTALYLVALRRQVRAENELRARRIRRLRRSRMGVRSSGELPPRLRRPGAVVLELDDESPDFEGLDTTYLPVEDHDDGYGTDRIRRVS; encoded by the coding sequence GTGTCCAATTTCCTCTTGATCGGCCTGATCGTGGTGGTGTGGCTTGTTGTGCTCGCACCGCTGCTTCTTCGGAGCCAGAAGCCAATCCGGAAGGCCGGTGAGGCTTTCGATGACACACGTGTCATCCTCGAGGGCGGCAGCAGCGTTCCGATGCGCCGCCGTCCCCGCCTCGGTGGGGACACCGGGGAGGAGGATGACACCACCACCGACCGGGAGGACGAGGAGTACGAGCTGGAGGATTCCCCCAGTATTTTCCGCCACCGTCGCGAGGGCACCCGCGAGGACAGTGACCGGGATGACCGGGACGACCGTGATAACCGCGATGACGAGGAACGCACCGGCACCGGTTCCACCGCCCTCAGCGCCGTAGTCGCCGCGGCTGACACCGCCACCACGGTCACCGCCGGGGTGACAGAACCTGCAGTCGAGACGGACGACCAGGCGGAGGATGAGGTCGAGATCGATGTTCACGCCGAGGTGGATGTCGATGAGGAGACCCTCAACAACACCGATGTCCGTCCGGACGTTGAGGTCATCGCGGAGTGGAACGCCGAGGATCATTACGCCCTGGATGACAGCTACAACGCACCGATCGATCTCATGCACCACGAGGAACGCGTGCGCGCCATCGCTGATTACCGTGCAGCCCGGGAAGCCGGTGCCACTGGCGGGGATCATGCCGAGGACACGACGCGGTCGCACAGCCCGGAGGAGGACAATGGGGAGCTGACCCAGGCCGACATGGAGTTCGCCGCCCGTCGTCGTGGACGTGGTTACTATGATCCCCAGGCAGACCGGGAATTCGCCCACAACCAGCACATCCGCCGTCAGCGCACCCTCCTGGGGCTGGGGGTCGCGGTGGTCGTGACCGTCATCCTGGGGTTCGTCCTCGGCGGTGGTGTCTGGGCACTACCGGCGGTCGCCGTGGCGATGACCGCGCTGTACCTGGTGGCACTGCGTCGTCAGGTCCGTGCCGAGAATGAGCTGCGTGCCCGCAGGATCCGACGCCTCCGACGGTCCCGCATGGGTGTGCGCAGTTCCGGGGAACTGCCACCGCGTCTGCGTCGTCCCGGTGCCGTCGTTCTCGAGCTTGATGATGAGAGCCCTGATTTCGAGGGCCTGGACACCACCTACCTGCCCGTCGAGGACCATGACGATGGTTATGGGACCGACCGCATCCGTCGCGTCAGCTGA
- the glp gene encoding molybdotransferase-like divisome protein Glp, translating to MRSVEQQLAMVTQAAVAPEPVRIAIAEALGLMCAEDVQATRALPGFAQAAIDGYAVRAVDVGGERSLSREVPVAPPEKSLPVVGEVAAGSQQPLRLQPRQAVRVQTGAPLPTLADAVLPLAWSDRGRKRVTAQRPVRSGEFVRKEGDDIQPGDVAVSAGAVLGPAQIGLLAAVGRSKVLVYPRPRMSVISVGAELVDIDRQPGLGQVYDVNSYSLAAAGREAGADVYRYGIAAGEPRRIKEIIESQMLRAEIVVIAGAVGGSASEDVREVLRELGEIDTERVAMHPGSVQGFGLLGENRIPVFLLPSNPLASLVIFETFVRPLIRLSLGKSNANRRVVRARALNHVASVAGRKGFIRSRLMRDAETQDYLVEALGGATGAPSHLLAGLSEANAMIRIPEEVTEIRPGDVVDVIFLAQGR from the coding sequence TTGCGGTCAGTCGAACAACAGCTGGCTATGGTGACGCAGGCGGCGGTGGCACCGGAGCCGGTGCGTATCGCCATCGCCGAGGCACTCGGTCTCATGTGCGCCGAGGATGTCCAGGCGACCCGTGCGCTGCCTGGTTTCGCCCAGGCAGCGATTGATGGTTATGCAGTACGTGCCGTGGATGTCGGTGGTGAGCGGTCGCTGAGCCGGGAGGTACCGGTGGCCCCGCCGGAGAAGTCCCTCCCGGTTGTCGGTGAGGTGGCGGCGGGTTCACAACAACCCCTGCGCCTCCAACCCCGGCAGGCGGTGCGTGTCCAGACCGGTGCGCCCCTGCCCACCCTCGCCGATGCCGTCCTGCCCCTGGCCTGGAGCGACCGCGGACGCAAGCGCGTCACAGCGCAACGCCCCGTTCGCTCGGGTGAGTTTGTGCGCAAGGAGGGTGATGACATCCAACCGGGTGATGTCGCCGTCAGCGCCGGTGCGGTGCTGGGTCCCGCCCAGATCGGACTGCTCGCCGCGGTCGGGCGATCCAAGGTGCTGGTCTACCCCCGTCCCCGCATGTCGGTGATCTCCGTGGGGGCGGAGCTGGTTGACATCGATCGGCAGCCCGGTCTGGGGCAGGTCTATGACGTCAACTCCTACTCCCTCGCCGCCGCCGGTAGGGAAGCCGGCGCCGATGTCTACCGTTACGGCATCGCCGCCGGTGAACCGCGGCGCATCAAGGAGATCATCGAATCGCAGATGCTGCGCGCCGAGATCGTGGTCATCGCCGGAGCCGTGGGGGGCTCCGCCTCCGAGGACGTCCGGGAGGTGCTGCGTGAACTCGGCGAGATCGACACCGAGCGTGTGGCCATGCACCCGGGGTCGGTCCAGGGGTTCGGGCTGTTGGGGGAGAACCGTATTCCGGTGTTCCTCCTGCCCTCCAACCCTCTGGCCTCCCTGGTGATCTTCGAGACCTTCGTCCGACCCCTCATCCGACTCAGCCTGGGCAAGTCGAATGCGAACCGGCGGGTGGTGCGGGCGCGGGCGCTCAACCATGTCGCCTCCGTCGCGGGACGGAAGGGGTTCATCCGGTCCCGCCTCATGCGTGATGCGGAGACCCAGGATTATCTGGTGGAGGCGCTGGGTGGGGCCACCGGTGCGCCCTCCCACCTGCTCGCCGGACTGTCCGAGGCTAACGCCATGATCCGGATCCCCGAGGAGGTCACCGAGATCCGCCCTGGCGATGTCGTTGATGTCATCTTCCTGGCGCAGGGTCGATGA
- a CDS encoding 5-formyltetrahydrofolate cyclo-ligase — protein MSESKQKLRDKLQEARATMPEDRREAENAALIANISYYLRSKRPQRVAAYVPTRTEPGGRLLLDALQAEVPAVILPVALDDGRMDWALYEGPTGLVPGPFGIREPSGTRLGPEAVNFCDVVIAPALACTPEGIRLGKGGGYYDRALATGMKGTTLTLLFNGEIREDITVEEHDLPVNIIITPAGVRNLGRT, from the coding sequence ATGAGCGAGAGCAAACAGAAGCTGCGGGACAAGCTGCAAGAGGCACGCGCCACCATGCCGGAGGACCGTCGGGAGGCCGAGAACGCCGCCCTGATAGCGAATATCTCCTATTATCTACGGTCCAAACGCCCCCAGCGGGTGGCCGCGTACGTGCCCACCCGCACCGAGCCGGGTGGGCGGTTGCTTCTCGACGCCCTCCAGGCCGAGGTTCCCGCCGTGATCCTGCCCGTCGCCCTTGATGATGGCCGCATGGACTGGGCCCTCTACGAGGGCCCGACCGGACTGGTACCCGGCCCCTTCGGCATCCGGGAACCCTCCGGGACGCGGCTCGGTCCGGAGGCCGTGAACTTCTGCGACGTGGTGATCGCCCCCGCACTCGCCTGTACACCGGAGGGCATCCGGCTCGGCAAGGGCGGGGGTTATTACGACCGCGCCCTGGCCACCGGCATGAAGGGGACCACCCTCACACTCCTGTTCAACGGTGAGATCCGTGAGGACATCACCGTGGAGGAACACGACCTCCCGGTCAATATCATCATCACCCCCGCCGGGGTGCGGAACCTCGGGCGCACTTAA
- a CDS encoding CynX/NimT family MFS transporter — protein MVTAPSRGTQIFAFIAVLVAAFNLRTAIVSVGAVLDDIIVAFDATETQAGIITAIPGLTFAIFGVAAVPLARWIGLSGAMTTGMVIGLIGLAVRPWVGDIWSFIFLTGLVVIGIAVANVLLPAWVKTHGGRNTVALMTVYTSVLGVGSTVGPLSALVFAGEDGWRWAIFIWAFAGLAQVLIWLPMWAVKRHDFPAETVTTGTRGRIWTSPTAVFIMLFFGLQSMNAYIQMGWLPKILIDSGVSSGNATIGLAILGVLGIIGGFIMPVTIARTRDHHLARIPVFLAACMLTGYLGIWFLPTQAWWLWCFFLGVGALCFPMAIALIPARTRDPRVTASLSGFAQPVGYLLAALGPLVVGALFGVFGSWPPILAILAAGTVVLGAVGYRAARNRMVDDELDAPAVAGQDASPSGSTVSGG, from the coding sequence ATGGTCACAGCTCCATCCCGAGGCACACAGATCTTTGCCTTCATAGCCGTCCTCGTGGCGGCTTTCAATCTTCGTACCGCCATCGTGTCCGTCGGGGCCGTCCTCGATGACATCATCGTCGCCTTCGACGCGACCGAGACGCAGGCGGGCATCATCACCGCCATCCCGGGACTGACCTTCGCCATCTTCGGTGTGGCTGCCGTGCCCCTGGCCCGTTGGATCGGTCTGTCCGGGGCTATGACAACGGGCATGGTCATCGGGTTGATCGGCCTGGCGGTCCGGCCGTGGGTGGGGGATATCTGGAGCTTCATCTTCCTCACCGGTCTGGTGGTGATCGGCATCGCCGTCGCCAATGTCCTGCTGCCTGCCTGGGTCAAGACGCATGGCGGGAGGAACACCGTCGCGCTGATGACGGTGTACACCTCCGTGCTCGGGGTGGGGTCCACGGTGGGCCCACTGTCGGCCCTGGTGTTCGCCGGGGAGGACGGGTGGCGTTGGGCGATCTTCATCTGGGCGTTCGCCGGCCTGGCGCAGGTGCTGATCTGGTTGCCGATGTGGGCCGTCAAACGGCATGACTTCCCCGCGGAGACCGTGACCACGGGCACCCGGGGCCGGATCTGGACATCACCCACCGCGGTGTTCATCATGCTGTTCTTCGGCCTGCAGTCCATGAACGCCTACATCCAGATGGGATGGCTGCCCAAGATCCTCATCGACAGCGGTGTCAGCTCCGGCAACGCGACCATCGGCCTGGCGATCCTCGGTGTGCTGGGGATCATCGGAGGTTTCATCATGCCGGTGACCATTGCCCGGACCCGGGACCATCACCTGGCGCGCATCCCCGTATTCCTCGCCGCCTGCATGCTCACCGGTTATCTGGGCATCTGGTTCCTGCCCACCCAGGCATGGTGGCTGTGGTGTTTCTTCCTGGGCGTGGGGGCACTGTGCTTCCCCATGGCCATCGCCCTGATCCCCGCCCGCACGCGAGACCCCCGTGTCACCGCCAGTCTGTCCGGTTTCGCCCAACCGGTCGGCTACCTGCTCGCCGCGCTGGGGCCCCTCGTGGTCGGGGCATTGTTCGGTGTGTTCGGCTCCTGGCCACCCATCCTTGCGATCCTGGCCGCCGGCACCGTCGTCCTCGGGGCGGTGGGCTACCGTGCCGCCCGGAACCGCATGGTCGACGATGAGCTGGATGCCCCCGCGGTGGCGGGGCAGGACGCATCACCGTCCGGATCAACTGTGTCCGGTGGCTGA
- the mscL gene encoding large conductance mechanosensitive channel protein MscL has translation MLKGFRDFILRGNVVELAVAVVIGTAFTGIVTAFSTHIINPLIASVGGADVSGLGFHIFADNPATFIDFGAVITAAINFLIIAAIVYFVLITPMNKLNEALARRKGVEEEEEAPASLEAELLTEIRDLLLEQKNQQAAGAQQTGSDDRPGL, from the coding sequence ATGCTTAAAGGCTTCAGGGATTTCATCCTTCGCGGCAATGTCGTCGAGCTGGCCGTGGCGGTGGTCATCGGAACCGCCTTCACCGGCATCGTGACCGCCTTCTCCACCCACATCATCAATCCGCTGATCGCCTCGGTAGGAGGGGCTGATGTCTCCGGGCTCGGATTCCACATCTTCGCAGACAACCCGGCCACCTTCATCGATTTCGGCGCCGTGATCACCGCCGCCATCAACTTCCTCATCATCGCGGCCATCGTCTACTTCGTCCTCATCACCCCGATGAACAAACTCAACGAGGCCCTGGCCCGACGCAAGGGGGTGGAGGAGGAAGAGGAGGCACCCGCCTCCCTGGAGGCCGAGCTGCTCACCGAGATCCGGGATCTGCTCCTGGAGCAGAAGAACCAGCAGGCTGCCGGTGCGCAGCAGACCGGTTCGGATGACCGGCCCGGACTCTAG
- a CDS encoding S1C family serine protease yields MTNPYPHNNEANSTPDNETSSFEPVRSAYPSWGTPPPQTTQPSSSPAPGAPEGSGTDKRQAGDPGTPAWTSWDTDATGMDTTQPERKQKKTVGLGTALALMVVGSVATGSIVGVASTQFGDDTGGSGVINALDQPSAQRSVSAEPGSAEQVADQVLPSVVSIQALTRNSASEGSGSIISSDGFVMTNNHVVAGVEQNGVLQVTMSDGSSYEADFIAGDVSTDIAVIKIRNATDLPMINFGDSDSLAVGQEVLAVGSPLGLSSTVTSGIVSALNRPVRASGDGGESSLIDAIQTDAAINPGNSGGPLVDMEGNLIGMNSVIASISSGTDTGGSIGLGFAIPANFAKRVATQLIETGVATQPMIGVTLANGANVSGALIASVQDGGPGAAAGLKPGDVVTMLNDRVIDSADALIAAVRSQDFGETVTLTVTAQDTSQTRQVEVTLTSE; encoded by the coding sequence ATGACGAATCCCTATCCCCACAATAATGAGGCGAATTCCACGCCGGATAATGAAACCTCCTCATTTGAACCTGTCCGGAGTGCGTATCCTTCGTGGGGAACCCCGCCGCCGCAGACGACGCAGCCCTCCTCATCCCCGGCCCCGGGGGCACCGGAGGGGTCAGGGACAGACAAGAGGCAGGCGGGGGATCCGGGAACCCCGGCGTGGACCAGTTGGGACACGGATGCCACCGGGATGGACACCACCCAACCGGAGAGGAAACAGAAGAAAACCGTGGGGCTGGGCACCGCACTTGCACTCATGGTGGTGGGGTCTGTTGCCACGGGTTCGATCGTGGGTGTGGCCAGTACGCAGTTCGGGGATGACACCGGGGGCAGCGGTGTCATCAACGCACTGGATCAGCCCAGCGCCCAGCGCTCCGTCAGCGCGGAACCGGGATCCGCTGAACAGGTCGCTGATCAGGTCCTGCCCTCAGTGGTCTCCATCCAGGCCCTCACCCGTAATTCCGCATCTGAGGGATCCGGATCCATCATCTCCTCCGATGGTTTCGTGATGACCAACAACCATGTCGTGGCGGGTGTGGAACAGAACGGTGTGCTGCAGGTGACCATGTCCGATGGATCGTCCTATGAGGCTGATTTCATCGCCGGGGATGTCTCCACCGACATCGCCGTGATCAAGATCCGGAATGCCACCGACCTGCCCATGATCAACTTCGGTGATTCTGATTCCCTGGCGGTCGGGCAGGAAGTCCTGGCGGTGGGGTCCCCGCTCGGGTTGAGCTCCACCGTGACCAGCGGCATAGTCTCCGCCCTCAACCGCCCGGTGCGGGCGTCGGGTGACGGTGGGGAATCCTCCCTCATCGATGCCATCCAGACCGATGCCGCCATCAACCCGGGTAACTCAGGTGGCCCGCTGGTGGATATGGAGGGAAATCTCATCGGGATGAACTCGGTGATCGCCTCGATTTCCTCCGGCACGGACACCGGTGGGTCGATCGGCCTCGGTTTTGCCATCCCCGCCAATTTCGCCAAACGGGTCGCCACGCAGCTCATTGAGACTGGGGTGGCCACCCAGCCGATGATCGGTGTCACGCTGGCCAACGGTGCCAATGTGTCGGGTGCCCTGATCGCCAGCGTCCAGGACGGTGGCCCCGGCGCTGCGGCCGGCTTGAAGCCCGGTGATGTGGTGACCATGCTCAATGATCGTGTCATCGATAGTGCGGATGCATTAATTGCCGCAGTTCGCTCACAAGATTTCGGGGAAACGGTTACGCTGACAGTCACAGCACAAGACACCTCGCAGACCCGGCAGGTGGAGGTTACTCTCACCAGCGAGTAG
- a CDS encoding UTP--glucose-1-phosphate uridylyltransferase produces MSLSIKEHVNAVKTVVVPAAGMGTRFLPATKTVPKELLPVVDTPGIELIAEEAAKLGATRLAVITAPNKAGVLAHFERFTELEATLEERGKTDQLQKVRRAAGLIDAVPVTQEHPLGLGHAVGLAESVLDADEDVVAVMLPDDLVLPFGVMERMAQVRAEFGGSVLCAVEVADDEVSNYGIFRVENADDNGADQDVKRVTGMVEKPAVEDAPSNLAATGRYLLDRSIFDALRRITPGAGGELQLTDAIALLIDDGHPVHIVVHRGKRHDLGNPGGYIPACVDFGLDHPVYGPQLRRALAQIMVDHGVVDASAIR; encoded by the coding sequence ATGAGTCTGTCTATCAAAGAGCATGTGAACGCGGTCAAGACTGTCGTGGTGCCTGCCGCTGGAATGGGGACGCGCTTTCTCCCCGCCACGAAGACGGTTCCCAAGGAACTGCTCCCGGTTGTGGATACCCCTGGCATCGAGTTGATCGCGGAGGAGGCCGCCAAGTTGGGGGCCACCCGCCTGGCGGTTATCACCGCACCCAACAAGGCAGGGGTGCTCGCGCATTTTGAGCGGTTCACCGAGCTGGAGGCCACCCTGGAGGAGCGGGGAAAGACAGACCAGTTGCAGAAGGTCCGTCGTGCGGCGGGGCTCATCGACGCTGTTCCCGTCACTCAGGAGCACCCCCTCGGACTGGGGCACGCTGTGGGACTGGCTGAGTCCGTGCTCGATGCGGATGAGGATGTCGTTGCGGTCATGCTGCCCGATGATCTCGTGCTGCCGTTCGGGGTCATGGAACGCATGGCGCAGGTACGTGCGGAGTTCGGTGGTTCCGTCCTGTGTGCCGTCGAGGTTGCTGATGATGAGGTGAGCAACTACGGCATCTTCCGGGTGGAGAACGCTGATGATAATGGTGCTGACCAGGATGTCAAGCGGGTGACCGGGATGGTGGAGAAGCCGGCTGTTGAGGATGCCCCCTCCAACCTCGCGGCCACCGGCCGTTACCTTCTTGACCGGTCCATCTTCGACGCCCTGCGGCGTATCACCCCCGGTGCCGGTGGGGAGCTGCAGCTGACCGATGCCATCGCCCTGCTTATCGACGACGGGCACCCGGTTCACATCGTCGTCCACCGTGGTAAACGACACGATCTCGGCAACCCCGGTGGTTATATCCCGGCATGCGTCGACTTTGGTCTGGACCATCCCGTGTACGGTCCCCAGCTTCGTCGCGCACTCGCCCAGATCATGGTGGATCATGGCGTGGTCGATGCCTCCGCCATCAGGTGA
- a CDS encoding MogA/MoaB family molybdenum cofactor biosynthesis protein has product MTNDPLGNLTDVLENREPLPNVEPDPEYLMATEQESNPSSFRRALVVLITDHPDAVAQEKGCLVTELLVETGFAVDAVVQVPSKKSQIRQAIETAVVGGADLVLTVGGVGVGPRDRAPEATRSILDQSVPGIAQALRSSALASGAVDASVSRGVSGISGSTLVVNLADSDEAIREGMTTVGPLVHHVVDQMQASVV; this is encoded by the coding sequence ATGACGAACGATCCGCTGGGAAATCTCACTGATGTCCTGGAGAACCGGGAGCCCCTCCCCAATGTGGAGCCGGACCCGGAATATCTGATGGCGACGGAACAGGAGTCGAATCCCTCCAGCTTCCGTCGGGCCCTTGTCGTGCTGATCACCGATCATCCGGATGCGGTCGCACAGGAAAAAGGTTGTCTGGTCACCGAACTTCTGGTGGAAACCGGTTTCGCTGTTGATGCGGTGGTCCAGGTTCCGTCCAAGAAGTCCCAGATCCGTCAGGCTATTGAAACCGCCGTGGTAGGTGGTGCCGACCTGGTGCTCACCGTCGGTGGTGTCGGTGTCGGACCGCGGGATAGGGCTCCTGAGGCCACCCGCTCGATTCTGGACCAGTCGGTCCCCGGTATCGCCCAGGCACTGCGGTCCTCAGCTCTGGCCTCCGGAGCTGTGGATGCGAGTGTGTCGCGCGGGGTGTCCGGTATCTCGGGGTCGACCCTGGTGGTCAATCTCGCGGACTCCGATGAAGCCATCCGGGAGGGCATGACCACTGTGGGACCGCTGGTTCACCATGTGGTGGATCAGATGCAGGCTTCTGTCGTCTAG
- a CDS encoding SAF domain-containing protein → MNLKTTLTTPGWHRTLLLRRALAATLLIVAGFLFAGSLISTDPRVVVFSRDIPAGTEITDQDLELRRIPADLVPDQVIRIPEEALGRITASSVTAGEWVTAPRFVGTELVSSLTDDIDPAAASTDPFNMVPLKLADPSIIPLLLPGDTISVISQNPDTGLPATIASGGKVVLVGDTAGADPATVLIALPQTDAAAVAAAALNSPLAVVLTGDRTG, encoded by the coding sequence ATGAACCTGAAAACAACCCTCACCACTCCCGGGTGGCACCGCACCCTTCTGCTCCGCCGCGCTCTGGCCGCCACCCTGCTCATCGTCGCCGGCTTCCTCTTCGCCGGTTCTCTGATCAGCACCGATCCCCGGGTGGTTGTGTTCTCCCGGGACATCCCCGCAGGCACCGAAATCACCGACCAGGACCTGGAGTTGCGACGGATCCCCGCAGATCTCGTTCCTGATCAGGTCATACGCATCCCGGAGGAAGCACTCGGCAGGATCACCGCATCCTCGGTCACCGCCGGGGAATGGGTCACCGCCCCCAGGTTTGTCGGCACCGAGCTGGTGTCCTCCCTCACAGATGATATTGACCCCGCTGCGGCTTCCACCGACCCGTTCAACATGGTCCCGCTCAAACTCGCCGACCCTTCCATCATCCCCCTCCTGCTGCCCGGCGACACGATCTCCGTAATCTCCCAGAACCCGGACACCGGCCTACCCGCCACCATCGCCTCCGGCGGAAAGGTGGTGCTGGTCGGAGATACCGCCGGGGCAGACCCCGCAACTGTCCTCATCGCACTCCCCCAGACCGATGCAGCCGCCGTGGCAGCGGCCGCCCTCAATTCCCCACTCGCGGTGGTGCTCACCGGTGATCGCACCGGCTGA
- a CDS encoding DoxX family protein: MDKPVVRDAALLLFRVVLGIIFVAHGWEKLFISGTTATTGQFSAWGVPQPTLSVWIAAVAELLGGAFLVVGLLTTFVAGALALLMLAAVYFVHLDAGFFVSTNGLEFPLLIIVSLMMIVVFGSGRASIDGVLTRG; this comes from the coding sequence ATGGATAAACCGGTCGTGAGGGATGCAGCCCTGCTGCTATTTCGCGTTGTGCTCGGCATCATCTTCGTGGCACACGGGTGGGAGAAACTGTTCATCAGTGGCACCACGGCCACCACCGGCCAATTCTCGGCCTGGGGGGTGCCACAGCCGACACTGTCGGTGTGGATCGCGGCGGTCGCGGAGCTGCTCGGCGGTGCCTTCCTCGTGGTGGGTCTGCTGACCACCTTCGTGGCCGGTGCCCTGGCGTTGCTCATGCTCGCCGCGGTGTACTTCGTGCACCTGGACGCCGGTTTCTTCGTCAGCACCAATGGATTGGAATTCCCCCTGCTCATCATCGTCTCGCTGATGATGATCGTGGTCTTCGGTTCCGGCCGGGCGAGTATTGATGGGGTTCTCACACGTGGTTGA
- a CDS encoding GNAT family N-acetyltransferase, translated as MLKPFASGPSRDRPHLTHPGWRESTPQVTLPAGGSLRLRPLRRADYQAWSTLRIRDEQHLRPVEPTVPGSWRDAHSKMAWWDTSAYLLRAARRGTVLPLVIELDGRFVGQLTVGNIQHGGVSDAWIGYWVYSGVTGRGVATAACALGVDHAFRRVGLHRLTATYLPSNPASGRVLALSGFREEGYFIRNLHIDGRWMDHHFVALLADEYPSTAVARLRQAGRLRP; from the coding sequence ATGTTGAAACCATTCGCCTCGGGTCCCAGTCGGGACCGCCCGCATCTGACCCATCCGGGATGGCGGGAATCCACCCCGCAGGTCACCCTGCCCGCCGGTGGTTCACTGCGTCTGCGTCCCCTCCGGAGGGCTGACTACCAGGCATGGTCCACGCTGCGGATCCGCGATGAGCAGCACCTCCGACCGGTGGAGCCGACCGTCCCGGGTTCCTGGCGGGATGCGCACTCGAAGATGGCGTGGTGGGACACCTCGGCCTATCTCCTCCGGGCTGCGCGCCGGGGAACGGTCCTGCCCCTGGTCATCGAGTTGGATGGTCGTTTCGTCGGGCAGCTGACCGTCGGCAACATCCAGCATGGTGGTGTGTCCGACGCGTGGATAGGGTACTGGGTCTACAGCGGGGTGACCGGCAGGGGAGTGGCCACCGCCGCCTGCGCGCTCGGCGTCGACCATGCTTTTCGACGGGTCGGTCTGCACCGGCTCACCGCCACCTACCTGCCCAGCAACCCGGCCTCGGGGCGGGTGTTGGCGCTGTCCGGTTTCCGGGAGGAGGGGTACTTCATCCGCAACCTCCACATCGACGGCCGGTGGATGGATCACCATTTTGTGGCATTGTTGGCAGATGAATACCCATCGACCGCGGTGGCGCGCCTCAGACAGGCTGGTCGTTTGAGGCCGTGA